From Bradysia coprophila strain Holo2 chromosome IV unlocalized genomic scaffold, BU_Bcop_v1 contig_5, whole genome shotgun sequence, one genomic window encodes:
- the LOC119071769 gene encoding uncharacterized protein LOC119071769 isoform X2: protein MLAIRLTARRCIHSTRHCYYNFKLSEVQTEKVLSVVNSSTVEDLTERFGLSKTRANKLHFGRQQISRSVTSIDELFTIGGFSENVLHRFCKKILYGGDSADINDDGTITAPRILSHTTPKISDNVISQIKSFTAIQCGLTGLAWCTFVLTPNALTNITHWEWRPLPQSKLSLHLMASFISNALKAVPQSDFYVFENPVATNVGSSQKVNLNVQLSNMIGMASVLVAQRSTLLTVVDEEINDESINNVAYLRKYLYARLFKLYVGTEQISSNNYVDTLLRWSQTSTVLNEDVQTLVQVEDDLKSSYASSESQVKELLSCTLLTGLAFLRLNVLKCPKSYEALKERSKKKIKLAENPPKLV from the exons atgttagcAATACGTCTCACAGCAAGACGGTGTATTCATTCAACAAGACATTGTTACTATAACTTTAAGTTAAGTGAAGTGCAAACGGAGAAAGTTCTAAGCGTCGTAAACAGTAGTACTGTGGAAGATTTAACCGAACG ATTCGGTCTTTCCAAGACAAGAGCCAACAAACTACACTTTGGTCGACAACAAATAAGTAGAAGTGTGACCAGCATTGACGAACTATTTACCATCGGCGGTTTCAGCGAGAATGTTTTGCAtcgattttgtaaaaagatatTGTATGGTGGAGACTCTGCAGACATTAATGACGACG GCACCATAACAGCACCAAGGATTCTCTCGCACACCACCCCTAAGATATCAGACAATGTGATTAGCCAAATTAAGTCATTCACTGCGATTCAGTGTGGACTGACCGGACTGGCTTGGTGTACATTTGTATTAACTCCGAATGCACTGACAAATATCACCCATTGGGAATGGAGGCCATTGCCACAATCGAAACTAAGTCTTCATCTAATGGCCAGTTTCATTTCGAATGCTCTAAAAGCGGTTCCGCAGTCAGACTTTTATGTATTTGAAAATCCGGTTGCCACCAATGTCGGATCTTCGCAAAAAGTTAACCTTAACGTTCAATTATCAAACATGATTGGAATGGCATCGGTTTTAGTTGCGCAACGCAGCACTCTGCTGACCGTTGTTGATGAGGAAATCAACGATGAGAGTATCAATAATGTGGCCTATTTGAGAAAGTACTTGTACGCACG tTTGTTTAAGCTATACGTTGGAACGGAACAGATTTCGTCAAATAACTATGTCGACACTTTACTTCGCTGGAGTCAAACTTCCACCGTATTGAATGAAGATGTGCAAACGTTGGTGCAAGTCGAAGATGATCTCAAATCAAGTTATGCCTCATCCGAAAGTCAGGTGAAGGAGTTGTTAAGTTGCACATTGCTGACTGGTCTGGCTTTCCTACGACTAAACGTCTTAAAATGCCCAAAAAGTTATGAAGCATTGAAGGAAAGgtccaaaaagaaaattaaattggctGAAAATCCACCGAAATTGGTTTAG
- the LOC119071769 gene encoding uncharacterized protein LOC119071769 isoform X1, with amino-acid sequence MLAIRLTARRCIHSTRHCYYNFKLSEVQTEKVLSVVNSSTVEDLTERYGLSKTRANKLHFGRQQISRSVTSIDELFTIGGFSENVLHRFCKKILYGGDSADINDDGTITAPRILSHTTPKISDNVISQIKSFTAIQCGLTGLAWCTFVLTPNALTNITHWEWRPLPQSKLSLHLMASFISNALKAVPQSDFYVFENPVATNVGSSQKVNLNVQLSNMIGMASVLVAQRSTLLTVVDEEINDESINNVAYLRKYLYARLFKLYVGTEQISSNNYVDTLLRWSQTSTVLNEDVQTLVQVEDDLKSSYASSESQVKELLSCTLLTGLAFLRLNVLKCPKSYEALKERSKKKIKLAENPPKLV; translated from the exons atgttagcAATACGTCTCACAGCAAGACGGTGTATTCATTCAACAAGACATTGTTACTATAACTTTAAGTTAAGTGAAGTGCAAACGGAGAAAGTTCTAAGCGTCGTAAACAGTAGTACTGTGGAAGATTTAACCGAACGGTA CGGTCTTTCCAAGACAAGAGCCAACAAACTACACTTTGGTCGACAACAAATAAGTAGAAGTGTGACCAGCATTGACGAACTATTTACCATCGGCGGTTTCAGCGAGAATGTTTTGCAtcgattttgtaaaaagatatTGTATGGTGGAGACTCTGCAGACATTAATGACGACG GCACCATAACAGCACCAAGGATTCTCTCGCACACCACCCCTAAGATATCAGACAATGTGATTAGCCAAATTAAGTCATTCACTGCGATTCAGTGTGGACTGACCGGACTGGCTTGGTGTACATTTGTATTAACTCCGAATGCACTGACAAATATCACCCATTGGGAATGGAGGCCATTGCCACAATCGAAACTAAGTCTTCATCTAATGGCCAGTTTCATTTCGAATGCTCTAAAAGCGGTTCCGCAGTCAGACTTTTATGTATTTGAAAATCCGGTTGCCACCAATGTCGGATCTTCGCAAAAAGTTAACCTTAACGTTCAATTATCAAACATGATTGGAATGGCATCGGTTTTAGTTGCGCAACGCAGCACTCTGCTGACCGTTGTTGATGAGGAAATCAACGATGAGAGTATCAATAATGTGGCCTATTTGAGAAAGTACTTGTACGCACG tTTGTTTAAGCTATACGTTGGAACGGAACAGATTTCGTCAAATAACTATGTCGACACTTTACTTCGCTGGAGTCAAACTTCCACCGTATTGAATGAAGATGTGCAAACGTTGGTGCAAGTCGAAGATGATCTCAAATCAAGTTATGCCTCATCCGAAAGTCAGGTGAAGGAGTTGTTAAGTTGCACATTGCTGACTGGTCTGGCTTTCCTACGACTAAACGTCTTAAAATGCCCAAAAAGTTATGAAGCATTGAAGGAAAGgtccaaaaagaaaattaaattggctGAAAATCCACCGAAATTGGTTTAG
- the LOC119071740 gene encoding protein phosphatase 1 regulatory subunit 29-like, translating to MFRKMQMVTSDLVVPVIIFLLKISETNAACYWNGDSCLIYCINMNADSIHEPIENLYAQREACHDQLTLRLRTLSYPNSTIDSFWFNADVKVAALEVHLNEVRSISADAFNAEAFRRVQRLTFLNFELPLFVNGTFSGLDALEVININSAMGVSRIEPGVLDSLTELQEFTFEQTLRTNPELNINGLTGSAVLSNLEYVKIRYNLASSIKKSTFIGLKNVRRLDLSSCQINSIEDNSFDPISETIEELDLSGNALTTVTYGVFSMTLPNIKTINIDGNSWNCVCDLMAFRLFIEQYQENFIGFDCASPTHCRISNILESDCFDTCEMPTTTTSSTSTTTTTTTTTTTTTTTTTTSPDTNFMIECLSSSPNDLAISDTVSIERPIGYMTIIENEYGETNLNIETEQDVNSLVVIRFSEKENTGEIEDGKGINCLRRSNAWSIPITDLKTDVTYSYCLMRKTSTSVSPLDCISYTKRQDHTSAVWLSESSKALTITLAVVFLLLSVLLGMVIAFCLMGHNPFSKSNQQSKMLKEPRHALSYGVDHNTLTDKPSNLITRNTMQTDISGQNDTLNCPPPSERPPKLCEESIYPYYATVEEKQK from the exons ATGTTCCGGAAAATGCAGATGGTAACAAGTGACCTTGTTGTACCGGtcataattttccttttaaaaattAGCGAAACAAATGCAGCCTGTTACTGGAATGGTGATAGTTGTTTGATCTATTGCATAAATATGAATGCAGACAGCATTCACGAACCAATTGAAAACTTATATGCTCAG AGAGAAGCTTGTCACGATCAATTAACATTGAGACTCCGGACACTATCATATCCCAATAGCACGATTGACTCGTTTTGGTTTAACGCTGATGTGAAAGTAGCTGCACTGGAGGTTCATTTAAATGAAGTCCGAAGTATATCAGCTGATGCATTCAATGCAGAGGCTTTCCGAAGAGTACAGAGACTTACattcctaaattttgaattgccGTTGTTTGTAAATGGAACCTTTAGTGGTTTAGATGCGTTGGAGGTAATTAATATCAATTCAGCTATGGGTGTCAGTAGGATCGAACCAGGAGTTTTGGATAGTCTCACTGAACTGCAGGAATTTACATTCGAGCAAACACTAAGAACTAATCCAGAATTGAATATTAATGGTTTAACCGGCTCAGCCGTTCTATCGAATTTGGAATACGTGAAAATCAGATACAACTTAGCCAGTTCAATTAAGAAATCGACTTTCATCGGTTTAAAAAACGTAAGACGCCTTGATTTGTCATCGTGCCaaataaattcgattgaaGACAACTCATTTGATCCGATCAGCGAAACGATAGAGGAATTGGACTTAAGTGGAAACGCATTAACTACTGTCACCTATGGAGTGTTCAGTATGACCCTACCTAACATTAAAACCATAAACATTGATGGAAATAGTTGGAATTGTGTTTGTGACTTGATGGCATTTCGATTATTCATCGAACAATATCAAGAGAATTTCATCGGTTTCGATTGTGCCTCACCAACCCATTGTAGGATATCCAACATCTTGGAGTCGGATTGCTTTGATACTTGTGAAATGCCTACAACTACAACATCATCTACATCTACCACAACAACTACGACTACcaccacaacaacaactacTACAACAACCACCACTTCTCCTGATACAAATTTCATGATAGAATGTCTAAGTTCTAGTCCTAATGATCTGGCAATATCAGACACTGTATCAATTGAACGACCGATTGGTTACATGACCATTATCGAAAACGAATATGGAGAGACAAATTTGAATATCGAAACCGAACAGGATGTAAATTCATTGGTTGTAATTCGGTTTAGTGAAAAGGAAAACACTGGTGAGATTGAAGATGGCAAAGGGATAAATTGTCTTAGGCGGAGTAATGCTTGGTCCATTCCGATAACTGATTTAAAGACCGATGTCACATATTCGTATTGTTTGATGCGAAAAACGAGCACTAGTGTATCCCCATTAGACTGCATATCGTATACTAAAAGACAAGATCACACGAGTGCGGTTTGGTTGTCCGAAAGTAGTAAAGCATTGACGATCACTCTGGCAGTCGTATTCCTTTTACTGAGTGTTTTACTTGGAATGGTAATCGCATTCTGTTTGATGGGACacaatcctttttcaaaaagtaatcAGCAATCCAAAATGTTGAAGGAACCCAGACATGCATTAAGTTACGGTGTTGATCATAATAC GCTTACCGACAAACCATCAAATTTGATCACCAGAAACACAATGCAAACAGATATTTCTGGTCAGAATGATACACTCAATTGTCCGCCGCCTTCTGAACGGCCTCCGAAACTATGTGAAGAATCAATTTATCCATATTATGCAACCGTCGaagaaaaacagaaatga
- the LOC119071738 gene encoding gastrula zinc finger protein XlCGF57.1-like, producing the protein MNIKIDISVCRVCLKSGDGKSLFSDQDADKLGDKFKYVTQTKLIKGDGLPERLCVQCVRRLKLAFEFRKQSESSAAQLRSFITKVNKQFTQVATVRENDNDEEVDMDDYLFDGEFGEQSQDESSDVQTSTPKLKELNVVEITHNVQKIKAEHVETETIEEIIFENNEDEIVDSNNSNEEVEQMEEVILDNEVYEEEHLLDEVYLEEQEEAFGSSPPKKRVKKEYMTLHYCKRCNKDFSTKTNLLRHIQTHDGVKPYVCKICGAGFTQNGSLKQHIFIHTGERPYTCNICNRGFTQSKSLVFHMRRHTGEKPFSCNQCGDTFRQRDGLKRHELIKHNPDAVMKFSCEVCKKELLSRYSYRKHVEKHYSGNKKDFKCDSCEKKFSSKASLKSHICQFIDGEKAFKCTECDADFSTKMQLTDHIKTHEDIKPMSCEKCDLLFEDKQEYCNHIKLHNQPVKKFKCNQCSKAFLIKSNLLQHLKNHERILDSIHQCDDCDMGFDSVRALRLHRSNQHNEIIDNLYDCEICDTKFINSADLNAHIAAEHDAILEKCSLCDEEFTSQRLFEQHKVEHNME; encoded by the exons atgaatattaaaattgataTTAGCGTGTGCCGGGTGTGTTTGAAAAGCGGTGACGGAAAGTCGCTGTTCAGCGATCAGGATGCCGATAAATTGGGTGATAAATTCAAATACGTTACGCAGACAAAG tTGATTAAAGGTGATGGACTGCCCGAAAGACTGTGCGTGCAATGTGTGCGTCGGCTGAAATTGGCTTTTGAATTTCGGAAACAAAGTGAATCTTCAGCGGCACAATTGAGAAGTTTTATCACGAAAGTAAACAAACAATTCACTCAAGTGGCAACGGTTAGAGAAAATGACAACGATGAGGAGGTTGATATGGACGATTATTTGTTCGACGGTGAATTCGGAGAACAATCACAAGATGAATCGAGTGACGTGCAAACGTCGACGCCCAAGCTGAAGGAGTTGAACGTTGTGGAAATCACGCACAATGTGCAGAAAATTAAAGCTGAACATGTGGAAACGGAAACCATCGAAGAGATCATATTCGAGAACAACGAAGACGAGATCGTCGACAGTAATAACAGTAACGAGGAAGTCGAACAAATGGAAGAGGTGATCTTGGACAATGAAGTGTATGAAGAGGAACATTTACTTGACGAAGTATACCTCGAGGAGCAG GAAGAGGCGTTCGGCAGTAGTCCACCGAAGAAACGAGTGAAAAAGGAGTACATGACGTTGCACTACTGTAAACGGTGTAACAAGGACTTCAGTACGAAAACTAATCTACTGCGTCACATACAAACTCACGACGGTGTAAAACCGTACGTATGCAAAATCTGTGGTGCTGGTTTCACGCAAAACGGATCTCTGAAGCAGCACATATTCATACACACTGGCGAG CGACCGTACACCTGCAACATTTGTAACCGTGGCTTCACTCAAAGTAAATCGTTGGTCTTTCACATGAGACGACACAC CGGTGAGAAACCATTTTCCTGCAACCAATGCGGAGACACCTTCCGTCAGAGAGATGGCTTGAAACGGCACGAGCTGATCAAACACAATCCGGATGCTGTTATgaagttttcgtgtgaagtttgcaagAAGGAACTGCTGTCGCGGTACTCATACCGAAAGCATGTGGAAAAACACTACAGCGGCAACAAAAAGGACTTCAAATGCGATAgttgcgaaaaaaaattctcgagCAAGGCGTCGCTGAAGAGTCATATCTGTCAGTTCATTGACGGCGAGAAAGCATTCAAATGCACCGAATGTGATGCTGACTTCAGTACGAAAATGCAATTAACGGACCACATCAAAACCCATGAAGACATCAAACCGATGTCCTGTGAAAAGTGTGACTTGCTGTTCGAGGATAAGCAGGAGTATTGCAATCACATCAAATTGCACAATCAGCCTGTGAAGAAGTTCAAATGCAATCAGTGTTCGAAGGCATTTTTAATCAA GAGCAATTTGCTGCAACACTTGAAGAACCACGAACGTATACTCGATTCGATTCACCAATGCGACGATTGCGATATGGGTTTCGATTCGGTGCGAGCGTTACGTCTGCATCGGTCCAATCAACACAACGAAATCATTGACAATTTGTATGACTGCGAGATTTGTGATACGAAATTCATCAATTCGGCTGATCTGAACGCTCACATTGCGGCTGAACATGATGCCATTTTGGAGAAATGTTCTCTGTGCGACGAAGAGTTCACGTCGCAAAGACTATTCGAACAACATAAGGTTGAACATAATATGGAATGA